Part of the Syntrophorhabdaceae bacterium genome is shown below.
TCGTTGCCCTTAGAATACATGCATTGTTCGTAGGCTATGTTGTACCGCCTCTGAAGCTGTGACTCGGAAATATAGGCCGCATTGCTTCCCACGGCGGCCCCTCCAAGCAGACCTGCTCCGGCGCCAATCGCGGCACCGGTACCGGCGTTACCCGAGACAGAGCCCATGGCTGCACCCAACCCGGCCCCTACCGCCGTTCCGACCACCGCCCCGGTGGCGAGGTTTTGATTGGCTGTCTGGCTTGGCGATGCTCCCCCAATCTGCTGCTGTGCCCATTGCCTGCAAACAGCGTCATCGGAAATGAATACCTCAAAGGGCTTTCCGGGGCCCGGTACTACCATGACGGTAGGGCCCGTGGGCATTGTGGCACAGCCGCCTAAGACGACCACGAAAAAGAACGATAAAAGAGTTTGCTTCCATTTCATTTTAGCGTACCTCTCCTCCTGGGGCCGGCGGGGTAGGAACTACCCTCATCCACCCGCCCGGACAGTTCGTGATATATGGATAATAACCTTCAGGGTTCAGACAATAATACCAATAAGAAGGCTGCTCCGGTTCGATATACACCGGAGGCTGGGTATCCTCGAAGGGGGGATAGTAATAGCCGTATGGATAATAATATGGGTAGTACCAATACGGATCATAGTAGAAGAAGCCAAAGCCGCGTGGCCCTCCAAAGTGGCCCCCATAAAGATGGCCTCCACCGCGGAATCCACCGTGATGTTGGGCGTAAACGGAGGTCGGCAAAGAACCCAAAACGAGAAAAACAGCAACAACAATGATAACGAAAAACGTTTTCATCATTTATCTTTCTCGTGCGGAACATAATTCTTCGACAGGTTCATGTCAATATGAGAGCCGCTCGTTTACCATTCCGTGACAACCTCAAACCACCGCCTCAGAGCGCACCCATCTCGATGCCGCTCTTTTCGGATGGAAGCGGGATAACTAAAACCGGTTTACGGGTCCTTTGCAACACTGAGGATGCCGTGCTCCCAAGAAAGGTCTGTTTCAACCACCCCTTTCCATGGGTACCGAGGACGATAACATCACACTCTTTTGTATCTGCGGTAGCGAGGATTTCTTCCACGGGGTAACCTTCCCTGACCATGACCTCCGACACGAGATGGACGCAGGGTGATCCTATTTGGGACTCTGCGTTCTTGCAGAATTGTTGCAAACGTTTCTTGATCTTGGCAACACCTTCTTGTTTCTCTTGCTCTCTCGCCATTTCAAAGGCACCGAAGTCTTCTTGCCCGTACACTAAAGGAGGAAGGGGTTCGATGCAATGGAGAATGATAATCTTTGCATCATGTTTTTGCGCCATGTCCACGGCAAAGTAAAATGCATACGATGCATTCTTCGTAAGGTCAGTGGCATAGAGAATCTTCTTAATTTGCGGGATCATAAGTTCTCCTCCATCTTTTTCTGTCGGCCTTCACAGCAACGATATGTGGGGTAGCGGGTGTCGCCCTCTCTCTTTGAATAAGATAGGGATAGACCAAGCGATGTCAAGTGGGTTGTACAATCTCGGGCTTCTACTATCGTTTGACTGTTGTTCGTTTGAGCAACCCGCCCAGGAACTGTCCTCCAAAGAAGGCTGCGATCAATAGGGGGAAGGTTACCATTCGCCAGCCGATACCGCTCACAATGCGTAGGCCAATGATAAGGGGCACCGGGACATGAACGGCAAGAAACCACCGCAGAGAAAACCTCTTTGCACCAGCCCTCCAATAACCGAAGGGCAAATTGATAAAAAGAACCACTGATGAAATGAATATCAGTTTCATACAGGATATAGAATAAACCTCCATTCTTGAATATGCCATACTCA
Proteins encoded:
- a CDS encoding YMGG-like glycine zipper-containing protein, producing MKWKQTLLSFFFVVVLGGCATMPTGPTVMVVPGPGKPFEVFISDDAVCRQWAQQQIGGASPSQTANQNLATGAVVGTAVGAGLGAAMGSVSGNAGTGAAIGAGAGLLGGAAVGSNAAYISESQLQRRYNIAYEQCMYSKGNEIPGVIRRTVRTYTPPPPSANRASGTWVTVPDQYVNGTWVPEHMVRVNPGARGQGAPIGPPPPSQTTPAPSPP
- a CDS encoding universal stress protein; the encoded protein is MIPQIKKILYATDLTKNASYAFYFAVDMAQKHDAKIIILHCIEPLPPLVYGQEDFGAFEMAREQEKQEGVAKIKKRLQQFCKNAESQIGSPCVHLVSEVMVREGYPVEEILATADTKECDVIVLGTHGKGWLKQTFLGSTASSVLQRTRKPVLVIPLPSEKSGIEMGAL